One segment of Panthera leo isolate Ple1 chromosome A3, P.leo_Ple1_pat1.1, whole genome shotgun sequence DNA contains the following:
- the SEMA4C gene encoding semaphorin-4C: MAPHWAVWLLAVGLWGLGIGAEVWWNLVPRKTVSSGELATVVRRFSQTGIQDFLTLTLTEQTGLLYVGAREALFAFSVEALELQGAISWEAPAEKKAECIQKGKSNQTECFNFIRFLQPYNTSHLYVCGTYAFQPKCTYIDMLTFTLERGEFEDGKGKCPYDPAKGHTGLLVDGELYSATLNNFLGTEPVILRNMGPHHSMKTEYLAFWLNEPHFVGSAYIPESVGSFTGDDDKVYFFFSERAVEYDCYAEQVVARVARVCKGDMGGARTLQRKWTTFLKARLVCSAPDWQLYFNQLQALHTLQDASWHNTTFFGVFRARWGDVDLSAVCEYQLEEIQRVFEGPYKEYREQAQKWGRYTDPVPSPRPGSCINNWHRRHGYTSSLELPDNTLNFIKKHPLMEEQVGPRWGRPLLVKKDTNFTHLVADRVTGLDGATYTVLFIGTGDGWLLKAVSLGPWVHLIEELQVFDQEPVESLVLSRSKKLLFAGSRSQLVQLPLADCMKYRSCADCVLARDPYCAWSVNTSRCVTVGGHSGSLLIQHVTVSDTSGICNLRGNKKVRLTPKNITVVAGTDLVLPCRLSSNLAHARWTFGGRDLPAEQPGSFLYDARLQALVVMAAQPRHAGAYHCFSEEQGARLAAEGYLVAVVAGPSVTLEARAPLENLGLVWLAVVALGAVCLVLLLLVLSLRRRLREELEKGAKAAERTLVYPLELPKEPTSPPFRPGPEADEKLWDPVGYYYSDGSLKIVPGHARCQPGGGPPSPPPGIPGQPLPSPTRLHLGGGRNSNANGYVRLQLGGEDRGGLGHPLPELADELRRKLQQRQPLPDSNPEESSV; the protein is encoded by the exons atggccccacactgggctgtctGGCTGCTGGCAGTGGGGCTGTGGGGCCTGGGCATTGGGGCTGAGGTGTGGTGGAACCTGGTGCCCCGGAAGACGGTATCTTCTGGGG AGCTGGCCACAGTAGTGCGGCGGTTCTCCCAAACGGGCATCCAGGACTTCCTGACATTGACCCTGACTGAGCAGACAGGACTTCTGTATGTGGGGGCCCGGGAGGCCCTGTTTGCCTTCAGCGTGGAGGCGCTGGAGCTGCAAGGAGCG ATCTCGTGGGAGGCACCAGCTGAGAAGAAGGCCGAGTGTATCCAGAAAGGGAAGAGTAACCAG ACGGAGTGTTTCAACTTTATCCGCTTCCTGCAGCCCTACAACACATCCCATCTGTACGTCTGTGGTACCTACGCCTTCCAGCCCAAATGCACCTACATC GACATGCTTACCTTCACTTTGGAGCGTGGAGAGTTTGAGGATGGGAAGGGGAAATGTCCCTATGACCCAGCCAagggccacactggcctccttgtgG ATGGCGAGCTGTACTCGGCCACGCTCAACAACTTCCTAGGTACAGAGCCTGTTATCCTGCGCAACATGGGGCCTCACCACTCCATGAAGACAGAATACCTGGCTTTCTGGCTCAATG AACCTCATTTTGTAGGCTCTGCCTACATACCAGAGAGTGTGGGCAGCTTCACAGGGGACGACGACAAGGTCTACTTCTTCTTCAGTGAGCGGGCAGTGGAGTATGATTGCTATGCGGAACAGGTGGTGGCTCGGGTAGCCCGAGTCTGCAAG GGCGACATGGGGGGTGCACGGACCCTGCAGAGGAAGTGGACCACGTTCCTGAAGGCGAGGCTGGTGTGCTCTGCCCCCGACTGGCAGCTCTACTTCAACCAACTGCAGGCACTGCACACCCTGCAGGATGCCTCTTGGCACAACACCACCTTCTTTGGGGTTTTTCGTGCACGATG GGGCGATGTGGACCTGTCAGCAGTCTGCGAGTACCAGTTGGAAGAGATCCAGAGGGTATTTGAGGGTCCCTACAAGGAGTACCGTGAGCAAGCCCAGAAGTGGGGCCGCTATACTGACCCAGTACCCAGCCCACGGCCAGGCTCG TGCATCAACAACTGGCACCGACGCCATGGCTATACCAGTTCTCTAGAGCTGCCTGATAACACCCTCAACTTCATCAAGAAGCACCCACTGATGGAGGAGCAAGTAGGGCCTCGGTGGGGCCGGCCCTTGCTTGTGAAGAAGGACACCAACTTCACCCACCTGGTGGCTGACCGGGTTACAGGACTTGATGGAGCCACCTATACAGTGCTGTTCATTGGCACAG GAGACGGCTGGCTGCTTAAGGCTGTGAGCCTGGGGCCCTGGGTCCACCTGATCGAGGAGCTACAGGTGTTTGACCAGGAGCCTGTGGAAAGCTTGGTCCTATCCCGGAGCAAG AAGCTTCTCTTTGCAGGCTCCCGCTCTCAGCTGGTTCAGCTGCCCCTGGCTGACTGCATGAAGTACCGCTCTTGCGCAGACTGCGTCCTCGCTCGGGACCCCTACTGTGCCTGGAGTGTCAACACCAGCCGCTGTGTGACCGTGGGTGGCCACTCTGG GTCCTTGCTGATCCAGCACGTGACAGTCTCAGACACCTCAGGCATTTGTAACCTCCGTGGCAATAAGAAAG TCAGGCTCACACCCAAAAACATCACCGTGGTGGCAGGCACAGACCTGGTGCTGCCCTGCCGCCTCTCTTCCAATTTGGCCCATGCCCGCTGGACCTTTGGGGGCCGGGACCTGCCTGCCGAACAGCCCGGCTCCTTCCTCTATGATGCCCGCCTACAGGCCCTGGTTGTGATGGCTGCCCAGCCCCGCCACGCCGGGGCCTACCACTGCTTTTCAGAGGAGCAGGGGGCGCGGCTGGCTGCTGAAGGCTACCTGGTGGCTGTGGTGGCGGGTCCATCGGTGACCCTGGAGGCCCGGGCACCCTTGGAAAACCTGGGGCTGGTGTGGCTGGCTGTGGTGGCCCTGGGGGCCGTGTGCCTGGTACTGCTGCTGCTTGTTTTGTCCCTGCGCCGGCGGCTGCGGGAGGAACTGGAGAAAGGTGCCAAGGCGGCGGAGAGGACCCTGGTGTACCCTCTGGAGCTGCCCAAGGAGCCTACCAGCCCCCCGTTCAGGCCTGGCCCTGAGGCCGATGAGAAACTCTGGGATCCTGTTGGCTACTACTACTCGGACGGCTCCCTCAAGATTGTGCCTGGACACGCTCGCTGCCAGCCCGGGGGCGGGCCCCCTTCTCCACCTCCAGGCATCCCCGGCCAGCCCCTGCCTTCTCCGACCCGGCTTCACCTGGGGGGCGGGCGGAACTCAAATGCCAATGGCTACGTCCGCTTACAGCTGGGAGGGGAGGACCGCGGCGGGCTTGGGCACCCGCTGCCAGAGCTCGCTGATGAACTGAGGCGCAAACTGCAGCAGCGCCAGCCGCTGCCGGACTCCAATCCTGAGGAGTCCTCGGTATGA